The Victivallis lenta genomic interval TCGTGCCCGTCTCAAAAGACCATGCCCGACACTGCGTGTCGTGCCCGTCTCAAAAGACCATGCCCGACACTGCGTGTCGTGCCCGTCTCAAAAGACCATGCCCGACACTGCGTGTCGTGCCCGTCTCCGGTGTTCCGTGCGGCTCCGCCGTACTCACACCTTCGAGAAAGACATTGTTAATATTTCGATGATATTGATATACCATGCTCCTTGCTTTTGCCGGAATTCGGAATTATGGTAAAGTATATCGCGGGAAACAGAAAAAATCCAGTATTTCTGACACGAAAAAATGAAGATCGAAGTTATCTCCTATCAATCCGAATGGCCGCGTTTTTTCGAGGAACTGCGCCGTGCGGCGGTCGAAGCGCTGGCCGGAATCGACGTCGCGGTCGAGCATGTCGGCAGCACGTCGGTGCCGGGACTGGCCGCCAAGCCGGTGATTGACATCGACATCATCCTGCCGCAGTGGGAACGTTTCGGCGAAGTCGTCCGGCGGCTCGGAACGCTCGGCTTCGCGCATCGCGGCGACCTCGGGATTCCGGGCCGCGAGGCGTTCACGCGTTCGCCGCGCTTTGCGTTCGCGCACAATCTGTATGTCTGCCGTCCGGGGACTCCGGCACTTGAAAATCACCTGAAGCTGCGCAATTATCTGCGGAGCCGTCCGGATGAGGCTGCGCGTTACGCGGCGCTGAAGTTCAAGCTCGCCGAACGTTTTCCGGACGATATCGACGCATATTGCCGGGGAAAGACCGACCTGATCGGCGAATTCCTGCTCGCTGCCGGAATCGACTCCGATTCGGTGGCGAAGATCCGCGCGGACAATCTACGTGATGAGTAAGAACCTGGGGGCGTTCCTGTCCGTCAACAGTAAGGAGGGTGAGCTGACCATGAAAATGTTGGTATGCGTTGCGGCTTCTGTTCTGGCTTTCATCGCGTCATTTGCCGAAATTCCGCAAATTTCGATGAGTCCGGCAAAACTGGAATTCAGGCTGGTCCATAAAGAGAACGCGAAGCGGGTCGCCGGATACGAAGCATTTCTCGCTGCGGGCAACCGGCCGGAGGCGTATGCGGATGTGCCGGAAGAAGCGGAATTTTTGACTTCCGGTTCGCACCGGTATCTGGTGGAAAAACAGGTGTTGCTGGATGAATCCGCGATTGCCTCAGCTTATGCAGCACCCATGCAGTTTTGCAGCATGGCAGATATTCCCTTTAAACGGTCTTATGTGCTCTCCCTGACGATGACGGAAACTGGGAGCGAGCGGTTTGCCGAACTGACGAAAGAGAATGTCGGGCGGCAGCTCGCCATTGTGGTGGACGGCCGATTGCTCTCCGCTCCGATGATCAACGATCAGATCGACGGGCCGCAAATGACCGTTACGGGAGAGTTCAGCCGGGAGGAGGCGGAAATTCTCGCCTGCCGGATCAACCTGGGGAAAAGACCGAAATGAATTTTTCGGTCAGCCGTTTCCGGAGGACTCCGATTCCGGGGAACGCAGCGGGGTCGCTGAGGGCATCCTGAATGATGTTCGCGCCGAAATCATGCAGCAGGAGCCCCCGGACGCATTGCCCGGCAAGCTCTTCGGCGGATTGTTGATCGAAAAATGCTTCAAGAAGCGGCGGCTCGAATGCAAACAGGTCGCAGACGATCGGCGGCAGTTCGTATTCCGGCGGCGCGGCGACGGCGTCTGCGAAGTCGATGAGGAAAAGCTTCCGCTCCGGCGTCATCAGCACGTTGTCGGCGGTCAGGTCGCCGTGAACGAACCGACGGGGAAGGGCGGGGAGATTCGCAAGATAGTCCGCATGTTCGCGTCGGAACGGTTCCGGAAAGAGGCGCCAGCGCTCGTTGGCGCGGGCGGCGCTCAGTACCTCCGGTTTTCCCTCCGGCGGCGGCAGGGCGTGGAGCCGATCGACGAACGAGCGGATTTCGCGCGCCGCATTCCGTTTTTCCCGGATGCCGAGCGAGTCGCGGATATCTCCGAACGGAACGCCCTCGATCCGGCGCAGGATGAGGTAGCGGAAGAGCCGGCGGTCTTCAATGGCTCCCGCCGCAACGACTTCGGGAACCGGGATGCCGTTTTGCGCGGCATTGTGAAGTCCGGACAGCTCGGTTTCGAAGTCGGTCCGGAAATCCACTCCCGCTTCGGCCGGAGCGTAGATTTTGACGATATATGCACCGGAACGGAACACGGCATTGGTTCCGGGGCGGCAGGGCTCCAGCGCAGTGAACGGCAGATGTTCGCGCTCAAACAGACAGCGGGCAAGCGGCGTGAAGCATTCGGGCGAACAGAACACCCGGCTCCACGACGCCCAGCCGTCAAGTGCATATGGAAAAAGTTCGTGCATGAGGGAAACATAGCCCGTCAGGCGCCGAAAGGCAAATGAAAATGAAACATTACAGATGGAAACGGTTCTGCTGCCGGCTCTTCCTGCGCCGCTCGCCCCGCAACGCGGCGGTGTTCGGCTTCGGCTGGCTGCTGCTGGCCGAAACTCTGCCTGCCGGTATTTTTTTCTTTGCCGCTCTTCCGCTGCTCGGTTCGATTCCGTGGGAATGGCTTCTCGTGAACGGCGCGGCAGTCGGTTTGACTGTCTGGGGATATGGCGCCGCAGTGTTCGGGTACGCCTGTTCCGGCATGGCGCGGCGCTGTTTCCGCAAAGTCGGCTGGTATCGGGAAGGGGCTGGTGTCATGGGAATATTCTACCGCCTCGGCATGCTTGTCGCGGCGCCGTGCCTGTTCCGGCAGGAACGGCGTGCCGCCGCGCTCTTTTGTGCGGTTGGCGGTGTTTTGCTCTCTTTCTTCTACTTCGCTTTGCTCGGAATGCTGCCGGTAAATTCCTGTCCGGTC includes:
- a CDS encoding GrpB family protein — protein: MKIEVISYQSEWPRFFEELRRAAVEALAGIDVAVEHVGSTSVPGLAAKPVIDIDIILPQWERFGEVVRRLGTLGFAHRGDLGIPGREAFTRSPRFAFAHNLYVCRPGTPALENHLKLRNYLRSRPDEAARYAALKFKLAERFPDDIDAYCRGKTDLIGEFLLAAGIDSDSVAKIRADNLRDE
- a CDS encoding SecDF P1 head subdomain-containing protein — its product is MKMLVCVAASVLAFIASFAEIPQISMSPAKLEFRLVHKENAKRVAGYEAFLAAGNRPEAYADVPEEAEFLTSGSHRYLVEKQVLLDESAIASAYAAPMQFCSMADIPFKRSYVLSLTMTETGSERFAELTKENVGRQLAIVVDGRLLSAPMINDQIDGPQMTVTGEFSREEAEILACRINLGKRPK
- a CDS encoding aminoglycoside phosphotransferase family protein, which codes for MHELFPYALDGWASWSRVFCSPECFTPLARCLFEREHLPFTALEPCRPGTNAVFRSGAYIVKIYAPAEAGVDFRTDFETELSGLHNAAQNGIPVPEVVAAGAIEDRRLFRYLILRRIEGVPFGDIRDSLGIREKRNAAREIRSFVDRLHALPPPEGKPEVLSAARANERWRLFPEPFRREHADYLANLPALPRRFVHGDLTADNVLMTPERKLFLIDFADAVAAPPEYELPPIVCDLFAFEPPLLEAFFDQQSAEELAGQCVRGLLLHDFGANIIQDALSDPAAFPGIGVLRKRLTEKFISVFSPG